In Bacteroidota bacterium, one DNA window encodes the following:
- a CDS encoding deoxyribonuclease IV: MLFGAHESIAGGVFNAIERGQQATCDTIQMFNKSSNQWRAKPLADDEITKFFDMIKSTGVTVSVSHTSYLINIASPDPDLGRKSCDALKVEMERCNTLKIPNLVFHPGSHVGSGEEVGIQKIGENVNRLFDELPDNTVTLLFETTAGQGSNLGYTFEQLAQMIDLVDNKTQVGVCLDTCHVFAAGYHLSDPAEYKKTMKSFDSTIGLDRLRIIHMNDSKKEFGSKRDRHEHIGQGMIGIEAFRNIVNDKKLKDVPKILETPKGDDLKEDIENLKLLRSLVRR; this comes from the coding sequence ATGCTCTTTGGCGCCCACGAATCCATCGCCGGCGGCGTCTTTAACGCCATCGAACGCGGCCAACAGGCCACCTGCGACACTATCCAGATGTTTAATAAGTCCAGCAACCAATGGCGCGCCAAGCCGCTCGCAGACGATGAAATCACCAAGTTCTTCGATATGATAAAATCCACCGGCGTCACGGTCTCGGTCTCTCACACCTCCTACCTGATCAATATCGCCTCGCCCGACCCCGATCTCGGCCGGAAGTCGTGCGACGCCCTCAAAGTGGAAATGGAACGCTGCAACACGCTGAAAATCCCCAACCTCGTCTTCCATCCCGGCTCCCATGTCGGCTCCGGCGAGGAAGTCGGCATCCAAAAAATCGGCGAAAACGTCAACCGCCTTTTCGACGAACTCCCCGACAACACCGTTACCCTGCTTTTCGAGACTACCGCCGGCCAGGGGAGCAATCTCGGCTATACTTTCGAACAACTCGCGCAGATGATCGATCTTGTCGACAACAAGACCCAGGTCGGCGTCTGTCTCGACACCTGCCACGTCTTTGCCGCCGGCTATCATTTGTCCGACCCGGCTGAATACAAAAAGACGATGAAGTCATTCGACAGCACGATCGGGCTCGACCGCCTCAGGATCATTCACATGAACGACAGCAAGAAGGAGTTCGGCTCCAAGCGCGACCGCCACGAGCATATCGGGCAGGGAATGATCGGGATTGAGGCGTTTCGAAACATCGTCAACGACAAGAAACTCAAGGATGTCCCCAAGATTCTCGAAACGCCCAAGGGCGATGACCTCAAAGAGGACATCGAGAATCTTAAATTGCTTCGGAGTTTGG